A genomic window from Candidatus Andeanibacterium colombiense includes:
- a CDS encoding nuclease, producing the protein MKMTTFRKPFVIASVTLLGAIWASPALADPCEAPLPHQGERFSGVVRYIGDGDGLCVGPADRPDRWIEIRLADFYAPELHERGGAEAKQRLAQLTLGKTIACRAGRRSYDRVIAACTLGRRPLGQLLRDRGGVEGGRGWQRRP; encoded by the coding sequence ATGAAGATGACGACCTTTCGCAAGCCGTTTGTCATTGCGTCTGTGACGCTGCTCGGGGCCATTTGGGCGTCGCCAGCGCTGGCCGACCCCTGCGAGGCACCTCTGCCACACCAAGGCGAGCGCTTCTCAGGCGTCGTGCGATACATCGGTGACGGTGACGGGTTGTGTGTCGGCCCTGCCGATCGGCCCGACCGATGGATTGAGATCCGGCTCGCAGATTTCTACGCGCCTGAGCTGCACGAGAGGGGCGGTGCCGAGGCCAAGCAACGCCTCGCTCAGCTTACATTGGGAAAGACGATCGCCTGCCGCGCGGGCCGCCGCAGTTACGATCGGGTCATCGCCGCCTGCACGCTCGGCCGCCGTCCGCTGGGTCAGCTTCTCCGCGACCGCGGTGGCGTAGAAGGCGGTCGCGGATGGCAACGACGACCGTGA
- a CDS encoding UrcA family protein, protein MRNLILPALAALTLAAGFAAPAAAAETVTVKVGYSDLDLQTEVGKETLQTRIAGAVKTACAKPDTRGLKVQQQWESCKDSASNSAAKQFEKTLEFAGI, encoded by the coding sequence ATGCGTAACCTCATCCTCCCCGCTCTCGCCGCCCTGACCCTCGCCGCGGGCTTCGCCGCGCCGGCCGCTGCTGCCGAGACCGTCACCGTGAAGGTCGGCTATTCCGATCTCGACCTGCAAACCGAAGTCGGCAAGGAAACGCTCCAGACGCGGATCGCCGGCGCGGTCAAGACCGCCTGCGCGAAGCCCGACACCCGCGGGTTGAAGGTGCAGCAGCAGTGGGAAAGCTGCAAGGACAGCGCTTCGAACTCGGCTGCCAAGCAGTTCGAAAAGACGCTCGAATTCGCCGGCATCTAA
- a CDS encoding bifunctional metallophosphatase/5'-nucleotidase: protein MMKRALFGFALSFTLAGCATNYDHGTLTLREKPPEPGGAAAPVIVGIVALNDFHGALEPPRATVTAPDGKGGSVAVPAGGAAWLASAVDSLRAKYPNNVTVAAGDLISASQLSSSIYLDEPAIGVLNRLGLEFSAVGNHEFDGGVDELLRKQSGGCAKYTTRQPCQIEQFGGARFHYLAASTHRADGSTIFPATGLKSFGSGAAKVTVGFIGLTLKDTPNIVSPDGVAGVTFSDEADTINALVPQLEQEGADAIVVLIHQGGKTSSAQPDPNGCADFTGDIQPILARLDPRVDVVVSGHTHWAYICDYGAVDPRRPFLLTSAGVYGELVTDIALEIDPRTHRVIGKHAHNVIVQSDAYPSSRGPVANNDLFPRFEPRTDIAAYVKTYTDAAKVFSGRIVGAVDRAAAKPGAQNAATGGPLGNLVADSQLAATRSAGAEIAFTNPFSLRAPLDPPPGGSLTYDAIYKVEPFANTLITLSMTGAEIKAVLEQGFDDEDPQQSLSPSAGFIYRFDTSRPVGERVVGITLAGKPLDPARTYRVTVNSFLAAGGDGFTVFAPQKDATKGGIDLDALEAWVKGTAPRAVPQEERAIDARPPA from the coding sequence ATGATGAAACGCGCGCTGTTCGGATTCGCCCTGAGTTTTACCCTCGCCGGCTGCGCCACGAATTACGACCACGGCACGCTGACCCTGCGCGAAAAACCGCCGGAACCGGGCGGTGCGGCGGCGCCGGTGATCGTCGGGATCGTCGCGCTCAACGATTTCCACGGTGCGCTCGAACCGCCCAGGGCAACCGTCACCGCGCCCGACGGGAAGGGCGGTTCGGTCGCGGTGCCGGCGGGCGGCGCGGCGTGGCTGGCATCGGCGGTCGATAGTCTGCGCGCGAAATATCCAAACAATGTCACCGTTGCGGCGGGCGATCTGATCAGCGCCTCGCAGCTGAGCTCGTCGATCTATCTCGATGAGCCGGCGATCGGCGTGCTCAACCGCCTCGGGCTCGAATTCAGCGCGGTCGGCAATCATGAATTCGACGGCGGGGTGGACGAGCTGCTGCGCAAGCAGAGCGGCGGCTGCGCCAAATATACCACCCGCCAGCCATGCCAGATCGAGCAGTTCGGCGGGGCCAGGTTCCACTACCTCGCCGCGAGCACCCACCGGGCCGACGGCTCGACGATCTTCCCCGCGACCGGCCTCAAGAGCTTCGGCAGCGGGGCCGCGAAAGTCACCGTCGGCTTCATCGGCCTGACCCTGAAGGACACGCCCAACATCGTCTCGCCTGACGGGGTTGCCGGCGTGACCTTCTCCGACGAGGCCGACACGATCAACGCGCTGGTTCCGCAGCTGGAGCAGGAAGGCGCCGACGCGATCGTGGTGCTGATCCACCAGGGCGGCAAGACCTCGTCCGCCCAGCCCGATCCCAATGGCTGCGCGGATTTCACCGGCGATATCCAGCCGATCCTCGCCCGGCTCGATCCACGGGTCGACGTGGTCGTCTCGGGCCACACCCATTGGGCCTATATCTGCGATTACGGCGCGGTCGATCCGAGGCGGCCGTTCCTGCTCACCAGCGCCGGGGTCTACGGCGAGCTGGTGACCGACATCGCGCTGGAGATCGATCCGCGCACGCACCGGGTGATCGGCAAACACGCGCATAATGTGATCGTGCAGTCGGATGCCTATCCGTCGAGCCGTGGGCCGGTTGCGAACAACGACCTGTTCCCGCGCTTCGAGCCGCGCACGGATATTGCCGCCTATGTCAAAACCTACACCGACGCCGCGAAGGTGTTTTCCGGGCGGATCGTCGGCGCGGTCGACCGTGCGGCGGCCAAGCCCGGCGCACAGAATGCCGCGACCGGTGGGCCGCTCGGCAATCTGGTCGCCGATTCGCAGCTTGCCGCAACCCGCAGCGCCGGGGCCGAGATCGCCTTCACCAACCCGTTCAGCCTGCGCGCGCCGCTCGATCCGCCGCCGGGCGGAAGCCTGACCTATGACGCGATCTACAAGGTCGAGCCCTTCGCCAACACGCTGATTACGCTGAGCATGACCGGCGCCGAGATCAAGGCGGTGCTTGAACAGGGCTTCGACGACGAGGACCCCCAGCAGAGCCTCTCGCCCTCGGCGGGCTTCATCTATCGGTTCGATACCAGCCGACCGGTTGGCGAGCGGGTGGTCGGAATCACCCTCGCCGGCAAGCCGCTCGATCCGGCGCGGACCTACCGCGTCACCGTCAACAGTTTCCTCGCGGCGGGCGGCGACGGCTTCACCGTGTTCGCTCCGCAGAAGGATGCGACCAAGGGTGGGATCGACCTCGACGCGCTCGAGGCCTGGGTCAAAGGCACCGCGCCGCGCGCGGTGCCGCAGGAAGAGCGGGCGATCGACGCGCGACCGCCCGCCTGA
- a CDS encoding tyrosine-type recombinase/integrase produces MLTDTAIRSLKTREKPYKVTDRDGMYVLVSVKGSISFRLDYRLHGRRETIVLGKYGPDGLSLARAREKCIDARRLVAEGQSPAIEKQREKRRIKEAKSFGEFGEKWLTAAPMADSTRAMRRSIWERELLPAWRNRLLTEISPNDLRAHCGKIVDRGAPATAIHVRDILKQIYGFAILHGEKVANPADEVGPASIATFVPKDRSLSPSEIRVMLKQLEHVATLPTIRLGMRLFLMTMVRKSELQDAVWDEVDFENAVWTIPKERMKRSKAHNVYLSTQVLDIMVALKTCAGNSKYLLPSRYDADAPMSRATFNRVTYSVVERAKSEGLPLEPFTVHDLRRTGSTLLNEIGFNRDWIEKCLAHEDGRSSRGVYNKAEYEHQRRHMMQEWSNLIEAWTAGQKYTPTLMPKAMGMLELDPTV; encoded by the coding sequence ATGCTCACGGACACAGCTATTCGATCGCTTAAAACAAGAGAAAAGCCATATAAGGTGACAGACAGGGACGGTATGTATGTTCTCGTCTCCGTAAAAGGCTCGATTTCATTTCGTCTAGACTACAGGCTTCACGGCCGACGCGAGACTATTGTCCTTGGAAAGTATGGGCCTGATGGTCTTTCGTTGGCTCGTGCGCGCGAGAAGTGCATAGATGCTCGGCGACTTGTCGCGGAGGGCCAGTCTCCCGCGATTGAGAAGCAACGGGAAAAGCGGCGCATCAAGGAAGCGAAGAGCTTCGGCGAGTTCGGCGAAAAGTGGCTCACTGCCGCTCCGATGGCCGATAGTACGCGGGCGATGCGGCGGTCGATCTGGGAGCGGGAGTTGCTCCCGGCATGGCGCAATCGCCTTCTGACGGAGATCAGCCCCAACGATCTACGCGCTCACTGCGGCAAGATCGTCGATCGAGGCGCCCCGGCTACGGCTATCCATGTCCGGGACATCCTGAAGCAGATTTACGGATTTGCGATCCTGCATGGCGAGAAGGTCGCGAACCCCGCCGATGAGGTCGGGCCCGCTTCGATCGCAACCTTCGTTCCGAAGGACCGCTCGCTCTCGCCGAGTGAGATCCGCGTGATGCTCAAGCAATTGGAACACGTAGCGACGCTGCCGACGATCCGGCTAGGCATGCGGCTGTTCTTGATGACGATGGTCCGCAAGAGTGAGTTGCAGGACGCGGTCTGGGACGAGGTCGATTTCGAGAACGCTGTGTGGACGATTCCGAAAGAGCGCATGAAGCGGTCGAAGGCCCACAACGTCTATCTGTCGACCCAGGTACTCGACATCATGGTCGCATTGAAGACCTGCGCCGGCAACTCAAAGTATTTACTCCCATCGCGGTACGATGCCGACGCGCCCATGTCGCGCGCGACATTCAACCGTGTGACATATTCGGTGGTTGAGAGGGCGAAGAGCGAGGGGCTGCCGCTAGAACCGTTTACCGTCCATGATTTGCGACGTACCGGGTCGACGCTGCTAAACGAGATAGGCTTCAACCGCGACTGGATCGAGAAGTGTCTGGCGCATGAGGATGGGCGGTCGTCTCGCGGCGTCTACAACAAGGCCGAGTACGAGCATCAGCGCCGACACATGATGCAAGAATGGTCGAACCTTATCGAAGCGTGGACAGCGGGCCAGAAGTACACTCCCACGCTCATGCCCAAGGCGATGGGCATGCTCGAACTCGATCCTACTGTGTGA
- the gyrB gene encoding DNA topoisomerase (ATP-hydrolyzing) subunit B, translating to MAETPENTASSGVGSTPNSSEYGADSIKVLKGLDAVRKRPGMYIGDTDDGSGLHHMVFEVSDNAIDEALAGHCDLVLIELNPDGSVSVEDNGRGIPTGMHSEEGVSAAEVIMTQLHAGGKFENTSDDNAYKVSGGLHGVGVSVVNALSEWLELTIWREGEEHWMRFEHGDAVAPLIVTGDGLTAPNGLPKKGTRVTFLASTDTFKNVTEFDFEKLEHRYRELAFLNSGVRILLRDKRHAEVLEHDLYYEGGIAAFVKYLDRNKVPLLPDPIAISSERDGIGIDVALEWNDSYYENVLAFTNNIPQRDGGTHIAAFRAALTRTINSYAEKSGLLKKEKVSLTGEDMREGLTAIVSVKLPDPKFSSQTKDKLVSSEVRQPLESLMADKMNEWLEENPANAKEIIQKIVDAAAAREAAKKARELTRRKGALDIASLPGKLSDCRERDASKCELFLVEGDSAGGSAKSGRDSQYQAILPLRGKILNVERARFDRIISSREVGTLIQAMGTGIRDEFNLEKLRYHKIVIMTDADVDGAHIRTLLLTFFHRQLPEIIKAGHLFIAQPPLFKVAKGRSEVYLKDQGSLDRHLVETGLQGRVLETAGGARGGADLADLVDHALRMKNLMAFVPRKYNSGVIEALGLSGALDPALSDDARMAAFERAAAHLQLGDPDAAWSAEKRADGSIIFARAWRGVTDVHEIEAAFIGSAEARKLHKLAAEQAEAYARPARLTKGGAEPEPQPEPEPEPAAEDGEEEAPAPAVVADGAITRPSQLLEAVLAAGRKGLAIARYKGLGEMNAEQLWETTLDPDNRILLQVKVEDADVTDEIFTRLMGDVVEPRREFIQQNALNVANLDV from the coding sequence ATGGCAGAGACACCTGAAAACACCGCCTCCTCCGGGGTGGGCAGCACACCCAATTCCAGCGAATACGGCGCCGACAGCATCAAGGTCCTCAAGGGCCTCGACGCGGTGCGCAAGCGCCCCGGCATGTATATCGGCGATACCGACGATGGCTCGGGCCTGCATCACATGGTGTTCGAGGTTTCGGACAATGCGATCGACGAGGCGCTGGCCGGGCACTGCGACCTGGTCTTGATCGAACTGAACCCGGACGGCTCGGTTTCGGTCGAGGACAACGGCCGCGGCATCCCCACCGGCATGCACTCCGAGGAAGGCGTCTCGGCCGCCGAAGTGATCATGACCCAGCTCCACGCGGGCGGGAAGTTCGAGAACACCAGCGACGACAACGCCTACAAGGTCTCCGGCGGCCTCCACGGCGTCGGCGTCTCGGTGGTCAACGCGCTGTCCGAATGGCTCGAGCTGACCATCTGGCGCGAGGGCGAGGAGCACTGGATGCGCTTCGAGCACGGCGATGCGGTCGCGCCGCTGATCGTGACGGGCGATGGACTGACCGCGCCCAACGGCCTGCCGAAGAAGGGCACCCGCGTGACCTTCCTCGCTTCGACCGACACGTTCAAGAACGTCACTGAATTCGATTTCGAGAAGCTCGAGCACCGCTATCGCGAACTCGCCTTCCTCAATTCGGGCGTGCGCATCCTGCTGCGCGACAAGCGCCATGCCGAAGTGCTCGAGCACGATCTGTATTACGAAGGCGGGATCGCCGCTTTCGTCAAATACCTGGATCGCAACAAGGTGCCGCTGCTGCCCGATCCGATCGCGATCAGCTCCGAGCGCGACGGCATCGGGATCGACGTCGCGCTCGAGTGGAACGACTCCTATTACGAGAACGTCCTCGCCTTCACCAACAACATCCCGCAGCGCGACGGCGGCACCCATATCGCGGCCTTCCGCGCCGCGCTGACCCGCACGATCAACAGCTACGCCGAGAAATCGGGGTTGCTGAAGAAGGAAAAGGTCTCGCTGACCGGCGAGGACATGCGCGAAGGGCTGACCGCGATTGTCTCGGTCAAATTGCCCGATCCGAAGTTCTCGTCGCAGACCAAGGACAAGCTGGTCAGTTCCGAAGTGCGCCAGCCGCTCGAAAGCCTGATGGCCGACAAGATGAACGAGTGGCTGGAAGAGAATCCGGCGAACGCCAAGGAGATCATCCAGAAGATCGTCGATGCCGCCGCCGCCCGCGAAGCGGCCAAGAAGGCGCGCGAGCTGACCCGGCGCAAGGGCGCGCTCGACATAGCCAGCCTTCCCGGCAAGCTCTCCGACTGCCGCGAGCGCGATGCGTCGAAATGCGAATTGTTCCTGGTCGAGGGCGATTCCGCCGGTGGTTCGGCCAAGAGCGGGCGCGACAGCCAGTATCAGGCGATCCTGCCGCTGCGCGGCAAGATCCTCAATGTCGAGCGCGCGCGCTTCGACCGGATCATCTCCTCGCGCGAGGTCGGCACGCTGATTCAGGCGATGGGCACCGGCATCCGCGACGAGTTCAACCTCGAGAAACTGCGCTATCACAAGATCGTGATCATGACCGACGCCGATGTCGACGGCGCGCATATCCGCACCTTGCTGCTGACCTTCTTCCACCGCCAGCTGCCCGAGATCATCAAGGCCGGGCACTTGTTCATCGCCCAGCCGCCTTTGTTCAAGGTCGCGAAGGGGCGCAGCGAAGTCTATCTCAAGGACCAGGGCAGCCTCGACCGGCATCTGGTCGAAACCGGGTTGCAGGGCCGGGTGCTCGAAACCGCGGGCGGCGCGCGCGGCGGCGCGGATCTGGCCGATCTGGTCGATCACGCGCTGCGCATGAAGAATTTGATGGCCTTCGTCCCGCGCAAGTATAATTCCGGAGTTATAGAAGCGCTCGGCCTGTCCGGCGCGCTCGATCCGGCGTTGTCCGACGACGCGCGGATGGCGGCTTTCGAACGCGCCGCGGCGCATCTCCAGCTCGGCGATCCCGATGCGGCGTGGAGCGCGGAGAAGCGCGCGGACGGTTCGATCATCTTCGCCCGCGCGTGGCGCGGGGTGACCGATGTCCATGAGATCGAGGCCGCTTTCATCGGCAGCGCCGAGGCGCGCAAGCTGCACAAGCTCGCGGCCGAACAGGCCGAAGCCTATGCCAGGCCCGCCCGCCTGACCAAGGGCGGCGCGGAGCCCGAGCCCCAGCCCGAGCCCGAGCCGGAGCCCGCCGCTGAAGACGGCGAGGAAGAGGCACCCGCTCCGGCGGTCGTCGCCGACGGCGCGATCACCCGCCCGTCGCAGCTGCTCGAAGCGGTGCTGGCGGCCGGCCGCAAGGGCCTCGCGATCGCGCGCTACAAGGGCCTCGGCGAAATGAACGCCGAGCAATTGTGGGAAACCACGCTCGATCCCGACAACCGCATCCTGCTGCAGGTGAAGGTCGAGGACGCCGACGTGACCGACGAGATCTTCACCCGCCTGATGGGCGACGTGGTCGAACCGCGTCGCGAATTCATCCAGCAGAACGCCCTCAACGTGGCGAATCTGGACGTTTGA
- a CDS encoding UrcA family protein: MRKLLITALIAAGVAGSVAAPAVANDVTIRVSADGLDLTRASDIITMKGRIDTSVRRACNKAAALGNFSSLSIGECVADGTAKAMAELDARVAPQS; encoded by the coding sequence ATGCGCAAGCTTCTGATCACTGCCCTCATCGCCGCCGGTGTAGCCGGCAGCGTCGCCGCTCCCGCCGTCGCCAACGATGTCACCATCCGCGTCAGCGCCGATGGCCTGGACCTCACCCGCGCGTCGGACATCATCACGATGAAGGGCCGCATCGATACGTCGGTGCGCCGCGCCTGCAACAAGGCCGCCGCTCTTGGCAACTTCAGCTCGCTCTCGATCGGCGAATGCGTGGCTGACGGCACCGCCAAGGCGATGGCCGAACTGGACGCCCGCGTCGCTCCCCAGTCCTGA
- a CDS encoding AlpA family phage regulatory protein — protein sequence MSITTTPAASRRTVRRQQLREIVPLADSTIFEMEQRGEFPQRFYLTSRCVVWDLSEVEQWLDARRAASRAKSIKLAPTPDVRLRRAKPVTQ from the coding sequence ATGAGCATCACTACAACCCCGGCCGCATCGCGGCGAACCGTTCGTCGACAGCAGCTACGCGAAATCGTGCCCCTAGCTGACAGCACCATCTTCGAGATGGAGCAACGCGGTGAGTTCCCTCAGCGCTTCTATCTGACCTCTCGATGCGTCGTTTGGGATCTCAGCGAGGTGGAGCAATGGCTTGACGCGCGACGCGCGGCCTCCCGCGCGAAGTCCATCAAGCTCGCGCCGACACCTGATGTTCGGTTGCGTCGCGCAAAGCCCGTCACACAGTAG
- a CDS encoding alpha/beta hydrolase-fold protein, whose product MLKKLAVLTAAAFAVIAAPALSQGFPSGNITAPPPPVPAGIKVDKIMVHSKAIEGNLEGDSADRTAMVVLPPSYAKNPKKRYPVVYYLHGFAIDGENFYNFMHVPEAVAHNAAAGREFIVVVPDTLTKLGGSMYGSSVTTGDFRGFVADDLVKYIDGHYRTIATRAGRGLAGHSMGGYGTWTIGMTHPESFNAIYAQSACCVSPRRETVESAAKLAAIPIEAGVKADFGTRATLSSMVAWSPNPQNPPYFADFPIKDGKLDETVLAKWANNSPLAMVASHVPALRSFAAIGADVGTKDGLIADDTAIHEELARFGITHDWATYEGTHTDHIGQRFDEVVLPFMAKHLTKAK is encoded by the coding sequence GGGAAACATCACCGCCCCGCCGCCGCCGGTGCCCGCCGGGATCAAGGTCGACAAGATCATGGTCCACAGCAAGGCGATCGAAGGCAATCTCGAAGGCGACAGCGCCGACCGCACCGCGATGGTAGTGCTGCCGCCGAGCTATGCCAAGAATCCGAAGAAGCGTTACCCGGTGGTCTATTACCTTCATGGGTTCGCGATCGACGGGGAGAATTTCTACAATTTCATGCATGTGCCCGAAGCGGTCGCGCATAATGCCGCGGCCGGGCGCGAATTCATCGTGGTGGTGCCCGATACGCTGACCAAGCTCGGCGGATCGATGTACGGCAGCTCGGTCACCACCGGTGATTTCCGCGGCTTCGTCGCTGATGATCTGGTGAAATATATCGACGGCCACTACCGCACGATCGCGACCCGTGCCGGGCGCGGCCTCGCCGGCCATTCGATGGGCGGCTACGGCACCTGGACCATCGGCATGACCCACCCCGAGAGCTTCAACGCAATCTATGCGCAGAGCGCCTGCTGCGTGAGCCCGCGCCGCGAGACGGTCGAATCCGCCGCCAAGCTCGCGGCGATTCCGATCGAAGCCGGGGTGAAGGCCGATTTCGGCACCCGCGCCACGCTGTCCTCGATGGTCGCCTGGTCGCCCAATCCGCAGAACCCGCCCTATTTCGCGGATTTCCCGATCAAGGACGGCAAGCTCGATGAAACGGTGCTGGCCAAGTGGGCAAACAATTCGCCGCTCGCGATGGTCGCCAGCCATGTCCCGGCGCTGAGAAGCTTTGCCGCGATCGGCGCGGACGTCGGCACCAAGGACGGCTTGATCGCCGACGACACCGCGATCCACGAGGAACTCGCCCGCTTCGGCATCACGCATGACTGGGCGACTTATGAAGGCACCCATACCGATCACATCGGCCAGCGTTTCGACGAAGTGGTGCTGCCGTTCATGGCGAAGCACCTGACGAAGGCGAAGTAA
- the guaA gene encoding glutamine-hydrolyzing GMP synthase yields the protein MDASNLPDSILIVDFGSQVTQLIARRVREAGVYSEIAPFSAAEEAFHRLKPRGIILSGSPASVCDEGSPRAPQVLFDSGLPILGICYGQQVMSQQLGGEVRPGHETGEDDFSRGGEFGRAFLTVTEPCVLFDGLWGVGERHQVWMSHGDKVTKFAPGFRIVATSDGAPFALIADDERRYYGTQFHPEVVHTPDGAKLIANFVRHVCGLAGDWTMAEFRKTKIDEIRAQVGSGRVICGLSGGVDSAVAAVLIHEAIGDQLTCVFVDHGLMRLNEAEQVVTLFRDHYNIPLVHVNAEEMFLGGLAGVTDPEAKRKFIGAAFIDLFEAEAKKVGGADFLAQGTLYPDVIESVSFTGGPSVTIKSHHNVGGLPERMNMSLVEPLRELFKDEVRVLGRELGLPEIFVGRHPFPGPGLAIRIPGEVTKERCDILRKADAVYLEEIRNAGLYDNIWQAFAVLLPVRSVGVMGDGRTYDNVLALRAVTSTDGMTADIYPFESAFLSRVSTRIINEVRGINRVTYDYTSKPPGTIEWE from the coding sequence ATGGACGCTTCCAACCTTCCCGACTCAATCCTGATCGTCGATTTCGGCAGCCAGGTCACCCAGCTGATCGCGCGCCGCGTGCGCGAAGCCGGGGTCTATTCCGAGATCGCGCCGTTCAGCGCGGCCGAAGAGGCGTTCCACCGCCTCAAGCCCAGGGGCATCATCCTCTCGGGCTCGCCCGCCTCGGTCTGCGACGAAGGCTCACCCCGCGCGCCGCAGGTGCTGTTCGACAGCGGCCTGCCGATCCTCGGCATCTGTTACGGCCAGCAGGTGATGAGCCAGCAGCTCGGCGGCGAAGTCCGCCCGGGACATGAGACCGGCGAAGATGATTTCAGCAGGGGTGGCGAGTTCGGCCGCGCCTTCCTGACCGTGACCGAACCCTGCGTGTTGTTCGATGGGCTGTGGGGTGTCGGCGAGCGTCACCAGGTGTGGATGAGCCACGGCGACAAGGTGACCAAATTCGCCCCCGGCTTCCGCATCGTCGCCACTTCGGATGGTGCGCCTTTCGCACTGATCGCCGATGACGAGCGGCGCTATTACGGCACCCAGTTCCACCCCGAGGTGGTCCACACACCGGACGGCGCGAAATTGATCGCCAATTTTGTGCGCCACGTCTGCGGCCTCGCCGGCGACTGGACGATGGCCGAATTCCGCAAGACCAAGATCGACGAGATCCGCGCCCAGGTCGGCAGCGGCCGGGTGATCTGCGGGCTTTCGGGCGGGGTCGACAGCGCGGTCGCCGCGGTGCTGATCCACGAGGCGATCGGCGACCAGCTGACCTGCGTGTTCGTCGATCACGGGCTGATGCGGCTGAACGAGGCGGAGCAGGTCGTCACCCTGTTCCGCGACCACTACAACATCCCGCTGGTCCATGTGAACGCGGAAGAGATGTTCCTCGGCGGGCTCGCGGGGGTCACCGATCCCGAAGCCAAGCGCAAGTTCATCGGCGCGGCCTTCATCGACCTGTTCGAAGCCGAGGCGAAGAAGGTCGGCGGGGCGGATTTTCTTGCCCAGGGCACGCTCTATCCGGACGTCATCGAAAGCGTCAGCTTCACCGGCGGGCCTTCGGTCACGATCAAGAGTCACCACAATGTCGGCGGCCTGCCCGAGCGCATGAACATGAGCCTGGTCGAGCCCTTACGCGAATTGTTCAAGGACGAGGTTCGCGTACTCGGGCGCGAGCTTGGCCTGCCCGAAATCTTCGTCGGCCGCCACCCGTTCCCGGGCCCCGGCCTCGCGATCCGCATTCCCGGCGAAGTCACCAAGGAACGCTGCGACATATTGCGCAAGGCCGACGCGGTCTATCTCGAGGAAATCCGCAACGCCGGGCTCTACGACAATATCTGGCAGGCCTTCGCGGTGCTGCTGCCGGTGCGCAGCGTCGGCGTGATGGGTGATGGGCGGACCTACGACAACGTCCTCGCGCTGCGCGCGGTGACCAGCACCGACGGCATGACCGCCGACATCTACCCGTTCGAATCCGCCTTCCTCAGCCGCGTTTCGACCCGGATCATCAATGAAGTGCGCGGGATCAACCGGGTGACCTACGACTATACGTCGAAGCCGCCGGGGACGATCGAGTGGGAATAA